GCTGATCGCCAGTCTAAATATCTCCCAAATTTGTCAAGAAAAGCTCGCTTGGAACCATCTCGACCTGCTTTTCTCTAAGAACACAAGGAAAGTAGCATAATGAAGTGGGAGGTATTGAACAGTCTCCGTACAAGAAAAAGTATGATAATGAAATCTATTTCTTGACAATTAACAGATATTAGTTAGACTGAATTTATCTAGATAAGTGAATCTATCAAGATGCACGATGCAAATCAATTACCCGGCATCGTTGCAAGACCTTATTATCTCCCCGTGAAACGCGATTCCCTCTTTTTCAACGCCTTGTACATCTACGATGCCAATGTGAAATACGAGAGAAAGCTGAGTGAAAAGATGAGCATTCAGATGCGGGGATCCATGTTGCATAGTTCTGCCACTTTGCAATATAAGGGTGATAAATATGGTAAACTGGATCGCTTGTTTATGCTCTCGCCCAGCCTGGCTATGAGCTATAAAACGGCACATCTGGAATACTCCGGAGGCTGCAACAGTTATCATACTTTTATAGGGGACGATTCTTACTTTGACATCTGGCCTTTCTCCGCATGGGACGCCTTTTTGGCGCACCGAACCCGCATCAAACGCTTTCACATCAATTCCGTCTCTCCCTTTGCCGGCATCGAATACAGGAGTAGAGATACGGATGAGCCGGGTTTGACATTTTCCTGTAAAATGACCTATAATCACCACTTTCTTGATGATGACATCCTGATCAAGAACCGCAGAGTAGTGCTGTATCCCTTTCTCTTCAGTTATGAAGATCTCCATTTTGACTTCTCGGACGATCTAGACGCACATCTGGAGTTGAAACCCACTATTTATTACCACTTCAGCGACGGTAGCATCGCCCTGGAAATCACACAGTTGGCGCCGATCAAGTGGAGCAAGCTTACTGATTGGGATGCCCATGCACCTTCCGGCCCTACAGGCGAAAAAACCAATCAATGGGGCGGCACTCAGGCTCAACTGAGTATTAGTGTTTGTTTCTAAAGTATACGGGATGTACAGGATCCCGAGAAATGTAGCATTCTCACAACTCACGAACGTTTTTCTCGACAGATTTACCGGCTGCTATATTTAGGTTTTTAACTAAATACCTAAGGATGCCCAATGTCTGATAACGTGTTCAAAGCTATTGCCGACGCTAATCGCCGCAAAATCCTCAATCTGCTGAAGACTCATGGAACTCTCAGCGCAGGACAAATAGCTGAACACTTCGATTTCACTAAGGCCAGTTTGAGCGAGCATCTCAAGATACTGCGCAATACCGGCCTGATCTACGCCTCCAGAAAGGGGCAATACATATACTACAGACTAAACACCAGCATCTTCGAAGACATTCTGGCATGGGTAGTAAACTTAAGAAAGTGAGGAATCATGAAGCGCTTGAAACACTTTACCGGAACCATCATCCTGCTTGCAGCATATCTGGCGGCAGTAGTAATAATCGCCACAGCCCTTCCAGCGGATGCTCTGATCCCTATCCACTGGAATATTGAAGGCGTAGTTGACGATTTTACCAGCAAAAGCTCAGCTTTATTTCTGGCTGTACTGATGGTGGTGGGTATGTTCTTGTTACTGTACCTGATGCCCTATTTCTCGCCCAAATACAAGCGGCAGGCAGAAAGATTTGACCGTATCTTACCCTACATCTCGTTTATGATGGTGTTATTTCTCGCTTTACTAAATCTATACGGTCTCTGTTATCCTTTGGGTGCAGATATGTTGCCCTTCAATCCGGTTTTGATCATCATCGGTTTCATGATGATGTTTTTGGGAAATCTCCTGCCCAAATTGCCGCGGAACTTCTTCGTTGGTATCCGCACTCCCTGGACCATCTCTGATGAAGACAACTGGTATAAAACTCACCGGATTGGCTCACGTACCTTCTTTCTGGGTGGCCTGGTGCTCGTGCTAAAAGGCTTCTTGCCCTTGAGTACCACAGTGCAGATCATTAGCTCCTGGTTGGCACTGGTGCTCTTGCTATATCCCCTGTTCTATTCGCTGTACATGTTTAAGAAACAATCGCATGAAGAATAAATCAGGGGTTCTTTCCATCGGTATATCCAAGTCCAGCCATTTTCAAGACAAGATCATATCATCTTTATTGATTACGAGATAGGTAGATTTGATCAAGCGATGACGATTTGAAATTTAGGGTGAGGGTTTTAGTCATTAGCAGACTTGTGTGACTCCATTTAACTTACATAATGCTATTGGAGTTTATTTGACCTTACATATCTTTTTGTGTACCTATATGTTATACGGTCAAATGGACTTCAAAAGCAGGGGTGGACATTATGCATTGTCTGAAGTCTATTAACTTATTCTATCAGAGAGAGAGATAGCATAGATGGCTGTGTCCAGAACATTGTTCGGGTTTTACCGGATCTATCTGGTATAGAAGAAAAGGATGTGTGAAATTTGCGGCAAGGATAAAAATGTCTTGGCACAATATGTGAGTCGTATTAGAACACGCGTAGGGCCATTTATGGGCGACACTGGACTAAGTCCTAAACTTCTCTGCGCTCAGCTTTCAGTACCCCGGAAACAAACCCGCAGCACGATCTTCACAAACTCTCAAACTAAGAATGAAGAACACATGTGAAGCCTGAGACTACAACAGCCTCGGAGAGGGGAAACACCACTAAAAAACACCATCAGAGATGACGTTGGTGTCTGAATATTGACACCTCAGGTGAGGCGCAATGACGAAAACGGGCCAGAGGCACGAGTTACAAAGTGTGGTAGAGCTTTCTGTAGCTCCGAAAGAATGAGGCGTAGCATCGGAATGCTACGATATGGGACGTGTCGAACCCTCACCGCAGCGCCGTTCATCTGCAATACTGCAGAACTAATTAACTAAGAACAACGAACCAAGAACTAGTGAACTGC
The genomic region above belongs to Candidatus Cloacimonadota bacterium and contains:
- a CDS encoding autorepressor SdpR family transcription factor — protein: MSDNVFKAIADANRRKILNLLKTHGTLSAGQIAEHFDFTKASLSEHLKILRNTGLIYASRKGQYIYYRLNTSIFEDILAWVVNLRK
- a CDS encoding SdpI family protein, translated to MKRLKHFTGTIILLAAYLAAVVIIATALPADALIPIHWNIEGVVDDFTSKSSALFLAVLMVVGMFLLLYLMPYFSPKYKRQAERFDRILPYISFMMVLFLALLNLYGLCYPLGADMLPFNPVLIIIGFMMMFLGNLLPKLPRNFFVGIRTPWTISDEDNWYKTHRIGSRTFFLGGLVLVLKGFLPLSTTVQIISSWLALVLLLYPLFYSLYMFKKQSHEE